In the genome of Gloeotrichia echinulata CP02, one region contains:
- a CDS encoding type II toxin-antitoxin system VapC family toxin: MELLFDTNIFIYHLNNQLSEAGTDLLRQGISGLGAYSVISRIELLGFKQSTDADIQARRLLSRMIELPLTSEIAERTIAIRKRLKIKVPDAIIAATALEYSLQLVSRNQDDFSQVEDLRWVNPFEI; this comes from the coding sequence GTGGAATTGCTTTTTGACACCAATATTTTTATCTATCACTTAAACAATCAGCTCTCTGAGGCTGGAACAGATCTTTTAAGGCAAGGTATTTCTGGACTGGGTGCCTATTCTGTTATTTCACGTATTGAACTGCTAGGCTTTAAACAATCCACAGATGCTGATATCCAAGCTCGGCGGCTCCTATCCAGGATGATAGAATTACCTCTGACATCCGAAATTGCTGAACGCACGATCGCTATTCGCAAACGCTTGAAAATTAAAGTTCCCGATGCCATCATTGCGGCTACAGCCCTAGAGTATTCTTTACAATTAGTGAGTCGGAATCAGGATGATTTTTCTCAAGTTGAAGATTTGAGGTGGGTTAATCCTTTTGAGATTTGA
- a CDS encoding DUF4255 domain-containing protein, producing the protein MIQDLDETIKELLTQKVPIDNTQIEIRFEMPFDKDWEPKPQTPKINLFLYDIRENHELRSNERFLTRNGAMGTETKDPVRMDFSYMITVWSRDVTDEHRLLGTLLKTLLQYPILPHEVLKGEFELNKDNPLVPPLRAWVTQPERTPNGWEFWTALEGRLKAGLSYVVTVPIQPFTPVDVPLVTEKVITWKKVDRQDWKKT; encoded by the coding sequence ATGATTCAAGACCTTGATGAAACCATAAAAGAATTACTGACTCAGAAAGTACCGATTGATAACACCCAAATTGAAATCAGATTTGAGATGCCGTTTGATAAAGACTGGGAACCTAAGCCACAGACACCAAAGATTAATCTGTTTCTCTACGACATCCGCGAAAACCACGAATTACGGAGTAATGAAAGATTCCTTACCCGCAACGGGGCAATGGGCACCGAAACCAAAGATCCTGTCCGCATGGATTTTTCCTATATGATTACGGTTTGGTCAAGGGACGTTACCGATGAGCATCGGCTTTTAGGAACTCTTTTGAAAACTTTGCTGCAATATCCAATTCTGCCCCATGAGGTACTCAAAGGAGAATTTGAACTCAACAAGGACAATCCATTGGTGCCGCCCTTGCGTGCTTGGGTAACTCAACCGGAACGAACACCTAATGGCTGGGAATTTTGGACAGCTTTGGAAGGGCGGCTAAAAGCCGGTCTAAGTTACGTGGTGACAGTTCCTATTCAACCCTTTACACCAGTTGATGTACCTCTAGTAACTGAAAAGGTCATCACTTGGAAAAAAGTAGATAGACAAGATTGGAAAAAGACGTAG